From the Candidozyma auris chromosome 2, complete sequence genome, the window ATTGTATTCGCCATTCTTCGACagttggtgttggtgatcTCGCTAATTTTGAGCGGCGAGATCAAAAAGTACGACTACTTCATCGTGGACCAGCTCTCCTTCGCTGTGCCATTCTTGTCGATCTTTTCAAATAAGTCAAGCAAAGTATTATTCTACTGTCATTTTCCTGATCAGTTGCTTGTCAGGAAAGGGggcttgatcaagaagctttacCGAATGCCCTTTGATACCATAGAGGAGTGGACCACAGGTGTCAGCGATCAGATAGTGGTGAACTCCTCTTTTACCAAGAGTATTTTTCACAAGACTTTCACTCACTTGGGACACATAGATCCTAAGGTCATATATCCCTGTATTGATAAGGATGCCTCGGTGGACAAAGCTACCGAGCAGGAGCTTCAGGAATTCATGAAGGATAACaagttttttctttcaattAATCGTTTCGAAAGACTAAAGAACTTACCATTGGCAATTGAGGCATACGCTGCGCTCAAGAAACAGCATCCAAACGAAAGACTACCAAAACTTGTGGTTGCAGGCGGCTTCGACGCTAGAGTGGCCGAGAACGTTCAGCATCTTCGGGAGCTTGAAACATTGTGTGAAAAGTTGGGACTTAAACATAACACTTTCAGAGGTAAGCTTGTGATCATGCCTCTGAACGTCGAGGTGCTTTTCATGCCTTCCATAAAGACATCCCTAAAGAATGCCATGCTTCGCAACGCCGAGTTGCTTCTCTATACTCCAACCTTTGAGCACTTTGGCATTGTGCCAGTCGAAGCAATGTTAAACAAATTGCCAGTTCTAGCTATAAACCATGGAGGACCTTTAGAGTCGATTATCAGCTATGATGGAACTAACATACACGAAGCTACAGGGTATAACCGTaatgatgatatcaatGAATGGGCGTCAGTCTTGACCGAATTTGCATTCCCTAGTGATAGCAACCTTAAAGAGAGGTTGGGAGAAAATGGCTATAAGCGTGCTACGTCTGTTTTTAGCAGAGAAAGAATGAGCGAGGCATTCTACCAGGGGCTTCTAGACGCA encodes:
- the ALG2 gene encoding GDP-Man:Man(1)GlcNAc(2)-PP-dolichol alpha-1,3-mannosyltransferase; translated protein: MSRIAFLHPDLGIGGAERLVVDAAVGLQDKGHDITIFTSHCDKTHCFEEVSSGQLKVVVHGDFLPTQILQRFHIVFAILRQLVLVISLILSGEIKKYDYFIVDQLSFAVPFLSIFSNKSSKVLFYCHFPDQLLVRKGGLIKKLYRMPFDTIEEWTTGVSDQIVVNSSFTKSIFHKTFTHLGHIDPKVIYPCIDKDASVDKATEQELQEFMKDNKFFLSINRFERLKNLPLAIEAYAALKKQHPNERLPKLVVAGGFDARVAENVQHLRELETLCEKLGLKHNTFRGKLVIMPSNVEVLFMPSIKTSLKNAMLRNAELLLYTPTFEHFGIVPVEAMLNKLPVLAINHGGPLESIISYDGTNIHEATGYNRNDDINEWASVLTEFAFPSDSNLKERLGENGYKRATSVFSRERMSEAFYQGLLDASKSHNKKGAIYSFLALWKLWFASSIIAFIAIVYKISFN